From a single Sediminibacterium sp. KACHI17 genomic region:
- a CDS encoding YCF48-related protein yields MRFYKIIVGSLFLLFTYSGKTQQIQVLESGKRVSFRGLSVVSDQVFWASGSNGSVVRSTDGGKNLQWISVPGYEKRDFRDIEALSADTAVIMAIAEPAVILKTTDGGKNWRKVFEDTTKGMFLDAMDRSPNGSMIVVGDPIQGHLFTAMSMDNGNSWQIMPVKDGKKDVRKVKDTEAMFASSGTNIKLIPEKDFGTPTLLVTGGSKASIKDVYNYSFNDSLPMIQGGTSTGANSIDYWSKTKFAVIVGGDFSKDTIAIDNCVLVQFKNGKPIFSKPSVPPHGYRSCVIYLNENELVTCGTSGIDVSKDGGQTWQLISKESFHVVQKARNGKAIFLAGGNGRIAQLILP; encoded by the coding sequence ATGCGGTTTTATAAAATAATTGTTGGCAGTTTATTCCTGTTATTTACTTATTCCGGTAAGACTCAACAGATTCAAGTATTGGAATCGGGTAAAAGAGTGAGCTTTCGTGGACTAAGTGTAGTGAGCGACCAAGTATTTTGGGCAAGCGGTAGTAATGGATCCGTCGTAAGATCAACGGATGGAGGTAAAAACTTGCAGTGGATTTCTGTTCCGGGTTATGAAAAAAGGGATTTCCGAGACATAGAAGCTTTAAGTGCTGATACCGCTGTGATCATGGCCATCGCTGAGCCTGCTGTGATTTTGAAAACCACGGACGGTGGTAAAAATTGGAGGAAGGTTTTTGAAGATACGACCAAGGGCATGTTTTTGGATGCAATGGATCGATCCCCAAACGGATCAATGATCGTTGTAGGTGATCCCATTCAAGGGCATCTATTTACAGCGATGTCTATGGATAATGGCAATAGTTGGCAAATCATGCCTGTTAAAGATGGAAAAAAAGATGTGCGCAAAGTCAAAGACACCGAAGCTATGTTTGCATCCAGTGGTACAAACATCAAATTGATCCCTGAAAAAGATTTCGGCACTCCTACACTCTTAGTGACTGGTGGAAGTAAAGCAAGCATTAAAGATGTATACAACTATTCATTCAATGACTCTCTACCGATGATCCAGGGTGGTACATCTACAGGAGCTAACTCTATCGATTATTGGAGTAAAACAAAATTCGCAGTGATAGTTGGAGGTGACTTTTCGAAAGATACCATTGCCATAGACAACTGTGTATTGGTTCAGTTCAAAAATGGTAAACCCATCTTTTCAAAACCTTCCGTTCCTCCTCATGGATATCGCTCTTGTGTGATCTATTTGAATGAAAATGAATTGGTCACTTGTGGTACATCCGGTATCGATGTTTCCAAAGATGGCGGACAAACATGGCAACTCATTTCGAAGGAAAGTTTCCATGTTGTACAAAAAGCAAGAAACGGCAAGGCCATTTTTCTTGCCGGCGGGAATGGAAGAATTGCTCAACTGATCTTACCTTAA
- a CDS encoding DMT family protein, whose product MIKTILLLLVSNVFMTFAWYGHLKQQGMPLWKAIAISWGIAFFEYCLMVPANRAGYANGFTGFQLKITQEIITLLVFTIFAVFYLKEPFQTKYLISFLFILGAVYFAFKK is encoded by the coding sequence ATGATCAAAACCATTTTATTACTCTTAGTATCCAATGTCTTTATGACTTTTGCCTGGTACGGTCATCTCAAACAACAGGGTATGCCATTATGGAAAGCGATAGCCATTAGTTGGGGGATCGCTTTTTTCGAATATTGTTTAATGGTTCCTGCAAACCGTGCCGGTTATGCAAATGGCTTCACAGGCTTCCAATTAAAGATTACCCAGGAAATCATAACGCTGCTTGTATTTACCATATTCGCAGTTTTTTATCTGAAAGAACCGTTTCAAACCAAATATTTGATCAGCTTTTTATTTATCCTCGGAGCGGTATATTTTGCTTTTAAAAAATAA
- a CDS encoding ATP-dependent Clp protease adaptor ClpS yields the protein MTVIVNTTSPRPWESQDEDVMVETTTPYQLIVWNDEVNTFEWVIETLMEVCGHSHEQAEQSALIIHFQGKYAVKKGDYDTLKPMCDAITDRGIGATIENIK from the coding sequence ATGACCGTAATTGTGAATACGACTTCCCCACGTCCATGGGAATCACAGGATGAAGATGTGATGGTTGAAACCACCACCCCTTATCAGTTGATCGTGTGGAATGACGAAGTGAATACTTTCGAATGGGTCATCGAAACTTTGATGGAAGTCTGCGGACATTCTCATGAACAAGCAGAACAAAGCGCGCTTATCATTCACTTTCAGGGTAAATACGCAGTCAAAAAAGGCGATTACGATACCCTCAAACCCATGTGTGATGCCATCACAGACCGCGGTATTGGTGCAACTATAGAAAACATAAAATAA
- the aat gene encoding leucyl/phenylalanyl-tRNA--protein transferase — protein MPLHALTSTLWFPPVSDALEDGLLAMGGDVSVERLLLAYRNGIFPWYDDTPPLWWSPDPRFVLIPDELKVSKSMQQLIKKKTFTFKTNTAFGDVITHCQSLPRKGQDGTWITEELKEAFIELHQLGHAHSAETWVNDELVGGLYGIKMGPFFFGESMFSKVSNASKFAFIHWVKQLQQEGIILIDCQVHTDHLESLGAKMIPRAHFIRLLKQHI, from the coding sequence ATGCCTTTACACGCTCTCACTTCCACTCTCTGGTTTCCTCCTGTCTCAGATGCTTTGGAAGATGGATTATTGGCCATGGGTGGAGATGTTTCCGTTGAAAGATTGTTACTGGCCTATCGCAATGGTATCTTTCCATGGTATGATGATACTCCCCCATTATGGTGGAGCCCCGATCCAAGATTTGTATTGATACCTGATGAATTGAAAGTAAGCAAAAGCATGCAACAGCTCATCAAGAAGAAAACATTTACATTCAAAACCAATACTGCTTTTGGTGATGTCATTACGCATTGCCAATCACTCCCTAGAAAAGGCCAAGATGGGACATGGATCACTGAGGAATTAAAAGAGGCTTTCATTGAACTACATCAACTTGGACATGCACATTCTGCGGAAACATGGGTCAATGATGAATTAGTAGGCGGCTTGTATGGTATTAAAATGGGACCTTTCTTTTTCGGAGAAAGCATGTTCAGCAAAGTGAGTAATGCCAGCAAATTTGCTTTCATTCATTGGGTAAAACAATTACAGCAAGAAGGGATAATACTTATCGATTGCCAGGTACATACCGACCACCTGGAAAGCCTTGGTGCAAAAATGATTCCGAGAGCGCATTTTATTCGGTTGCTTAAACAACATATCTAG
- a CDS encoding DUF4294 domain-containing protein, with the protein MLILLTSLCLSAQERGPYDTVRVYAYITPEGDTIPESILPPVEVIGKLTGKWKRHWAEWTRLRNAVYVTYPYAIAASKVMNEINARLVNVSDKQKRRAIIKSREKELKREFADQLTKLSVYQGKVLMKLIYRQTGNNCYEIIQEYKGGFNAAFWQTIAVIFGSNLKQNYDPYNKDRDMETIVRDVEVMYGYKS; encoded by the coding sequence GTGCTCATTTTGCTGACCTCATTGTGCCTTTCTGCACAAGAACGGGGGCCCTATGATACCGTACGTGTATATGCTTATATCACACCCGAAGGAGATACGATCCCTGAAAGTATTTTGCCTCCCGTAGAAGTCATTGGTAAGTTGACCGGCAAATGGAAACGTCATTGGGCTGAGTGGACACGTTTGCGTAATGCAGTATACGTTACTTATCCCTATGCTATAGCAGCCAGTAAAGTGATGAATGAGATCAACGCAAGACTCGTGAATGTATCTGATAAACAAAAGCGAAGAGCCATTATTAAATCAAGAGAAAAAGAACTGAAACGAGAATTTGCCGATCAACTAACGAAGCTTTCGGTGTATCAAGGTAAAGTGTTGATGAAATTGATCTATCGTCAGACCGGGAATAATTGTTATGAGATCATCCAGGAATACAAGGGCGGATTCAATGCTGCTTTTTGGCAGACCATAGCAGTGATATTTGGCAGTAACCTGAAGCAGAATTATGATCCCTATAATAAGGATCGCGATATGGAAACGATCGTGCGTGATGTAGAAGTCATGTACGGTTACAAAAGCTAA
- the ccsA gene encoding cytochrome c biogenesis protein CcsA, producing the protein MQYLGEHLLPGQAGHFFAVLSLVASLIATIAYFKASRISLDSERVGWIRMARVAFLVETISVLAMFGILYYIISNHLFEYKYAYNHSDRSLQMEYLLSCFWEGQEGSFMLWSFWHCVLGWVLIWRAKAWEAGVMTVMSFAQFALATMLLGVYIFGVKIGSSPFVLLRNEFDWPILERPDYLSLIKDGTGLNTLLQNYWMVIHPPILFLGFASTIVPFAYAIAGLMSKKHEWVKPSLPWASFSAAVLGTGIMMGAAWAYESLSFGGYWAWDPVENASLVPWLTLVAGLHTNLIYRHSGYSLRPTYFFYIITFSLILYSTFLTRSGVLGDTSVHAFTDLGMNTQLLLFVLVFFVPALALYFKSYKSIPSIQKEENTYSREFWMFIGSLVLFLSGMVIIAKTSTPVFNKLFGTNIAPPEDPEFAHNQIQIFVAIIIGVLTALTQYLKYKDTPKRFFGKHIWIPTLITVIISLSISFFGEIGYDKKGPGFLFAIHLAIFSAVYAVVANSSYIFLGLKGKLKAAGASVAHIGFGLVLVGILISSAKKTVLSWNTTGVTPLRQEDAKERGNPAGNPAENITLFKGVATDMGRYMVTYVKDTLNERDRKRYYEISFKAKQGDDSFNLYPDVIKNNKGMEGFAANPAAKHYWHKDIFAYITSFQENSSEDTTSFTNREISVGDTLFYSNGLLVLNKVSVNPTEKSQLYAQGETALFLDIAVLSKDGRRYTATPGIAVTGNEFRAIPDTVTAQSLILKFNKVKDEKKGLLEIGIKESGAITDLITLKVYEFPMINVLWLGIVIMVIGFVMSIIQRNRQSKNTLKVAS; encoded by the coding sequence ATGCAATATTTAGGAGAACATTTACTACCCGGACAGGCAGGTCATTTTTTTGCAGTTTTATCATTGGTAGCATCACTGATCGCTACCATTGCTTATTTTAAGGCAAGTCGTATCAGTCTGGATAGTGAGAGAGTTGGTTGGATCAGAATGGCACGTGTGGCATTTCTGGTAGAGACGATCAGTGTTCTTGCCATGTTTGGTATTTTGTATTATATCATCTCCAATCATCTTTTCGAATATAAGTATGCATACAACCATAGCGACAGAAGTCTGCAGATGGAATATCTGTTGAGTTGTTTCTGGGAAGGACAAGAGGGGAGTTTCATGTTGTGGAGTTTTTGGCATTGTGTATTGGGCTGGGTATTGATCTGGCGTGCCAAAGCCTGGGAAGCAGGGGTGATGACGGTGATGAGCTTTGCACAGTTTGCTCTTGCCACCATGTTATTGGGTGTATACATTTTTGGCGTGAAGATCGGAAGTAGTCCTTTTGTGTTATTGCGCAATGAGTTTGATTGGCCGATACTCGAAAGACCTGATTATCTCAGTTTGATCAAAGATGGTACGGGACTGAATACATTATTGCAGAACTATTGGATGGTGATCCATCCGCCGATTCTGTTCTTAGGTTTTGCATCTACTATCGTTCCCTTTGCTTATGCAATTGCCGGTTTGATGAGTAAGAAACATGAGTGGGTAAAGCCATCACTACCTTGGGCTTCTTTCTCTGCAGCCGTATTGGGAACAGGGATCATGATGGGGGCTGCATGGGCATATGAAAGTTTATCCTTTGGTGGTTACTGGGCCTGGGATCCGGTAGAGAATGCTTCATTGGTGCCATGGTTAACTTTGGTGGCCGGTTTGCATACCAATCTTATTTATCGTCATAGCGGTTATTCGCTCAGACCTACTTACTTTTTTTATATCATTACGTTCTCACTCATTTTATATTCAACTTTTTTGACCAGAAGTGGAGTGCTTGGTGATACTTCAGTACATGCTTTTACAGATCTGGGTATGAATACTCAATTACTATTGTTTGTATTGGTGTTCTTTGTACCTGCATTGGCATTGTATTTCAAAAGCTATAAATCAATTCCATCTATTCAAAAAGAGGAGAACACATATAGTCGTGAGTTTTGGATGTTCATCGGGTCATTGGTGTTGTTCTTATCAGGTATGGTGATCATTGCAAAGACCTCTACACCTGTATTCAACAAATTATTCGGAACCAATATTGCGCCTCCGGAAGACCCGGAATTCGCGCATAATCAGATACAGATATTTGTTGCGATCATCATCGGGGTACTGACTGCTTTAACACAATACCTGAAATACAAAGACACACCTAAACGTTTTTTTGGTAAACATATTTGGATACCTACACTGATCACTGTGATCATTAGTTTATCTATTAGCTTCTTTGGTGAGATCGGATATGATAAAAAAGGTCCAGGATTTTTATTCGCGATTCATTTGGCTATTTTTTCAGCTGTGTATGCGGTTGTAGCCAATAGCTCTTATATCTTCTTAGGATTGAAAGGGAAGCTAAAAGCTGCCGGAGCTTCAGTAGCACATATTGGATTTGGATTGGTGCTCGTGGGAATATTGATCTCATCTGCTAAGAAAACGGTACTGAGTTGGAATACAACAGGGGTAACACCGTTAAGACAAGAAGATGCAAAAGAACGTGGTAACCCTGCAGGGAATCCTGCTGAAAATATCACGCTTTTCAAAGGAGTGGCTACAGATATGGGTCGATATATGGTGACCTATGTAAAAGATACTTTAAATGAAAGAGACCGTAAACGTTATTACGAGATCTCATTCAAAGCAAAGCAAGGGGATGATTCTTTTAATCTCTATCCCGATGTTATCAAGAATAACAAGGGAATGGAGGGTTTTGCTGCCAATCCGGCTGCGAAACATTACTGGCATAAAGATATTTTCGCTTACATCACTTCTTTCCAGGAAAACAGTTCTGAAGACACAACCAGTTTTACCAATCGAGAGATCAGTGTCGGTGATACTTTGTTTTACAGCAATGGCTTACTCGTTCTGAATAAAGTATCTGTTAACCCTACAGAGAAATCTCAACTATACGCGCAAGGTGAAACAGCGTTGTTCCTTGATATAGCCGTATTGTCTAAAGATGGTCGCAGGTACACAGCTACTCCGGGAATTGCAGTCACAGGTAATGAGTTCAGGGCTATTCCGGATACGGTTACCGCACAAAGTCTGATCCTTAAATTCAATAAGGTAAAGGATGAGAAGAAAGGCTTATTGGAGATAGGTATCAAAGAAAGCGGCGCTATTACGGATCTGATCACATTGAAAGTGTATGAATTCCCGATGATCAATGTACTATGGCTCGGTATCGTGATCATGGTGATCGGTTTTGTAATGTCTATCATTCAAAGAAATCGTCAATCGAAGAACACCTTAAAAGTGGCTTCTTAA
- a CDS encoding cytochrome c maturation protein CcmE encodes MKKTHIIILVLIAAAIVVLISYTGDLTTYETIASAKQKEGKFVNLIAKLDKTQPLEYDAVKNPNYLTFTAVDTLGNSIKVVYHNNKPTDMEKSERLVLKGKMQGDHFECKDILLKCPSKYKDDPKAMQQQPEMNKEVTN; translated from the coding sequence ATGAAAAAAACACATATCATCATATTGGTTCTCATTGCAGCTGCTATTGTAGTATTGATCAGTTATACAGGCGATTTGACCACGTATGAAACCATTGCATCTGCCAAGCAGAAAGAAGGAAAGTTTGTGAACCTGATCGCTAAGTTGGATAAAACACAGCCTTTGGAATATGATGCAGTGAAAAATCCGAATTATTTGACTTTTACAGCTGTGGATACCTTGGGTAATAGCATTAAAGTGGTGTACCATAATAATAAACCCACCGATATGGAGAAAAGTGAACGTCTTGTTTTAAAAGGAAAAATGCAGGGCGATCATTTTGAATGCAAGGATATCCTGTTGAAATGTCCTTCGAAATACAAGGATGATCCAAAAGCCATGCAACAACAGCCTGAGATGAACAAAGAAGTGACCAATTAA